From the Phycisphaerae bacterium genome, one window contains:
- a CDS encoding prepilin-type N-terminal cleavage/methylation domain-containing protein — protein MSSERASPRKRGAFTLIELLVVIAIIALLIAILLPSLSRAREIAKRTSCAANLKAIAQACVIYSESNQHRFPTAWRPSNLVAGTAMHTNIGRYRGLPDGFITVTATTPSGTEDNGSNTRSYWKLLMGGRKAYLQPKQVICPSPRALGHKTSGPNPYPIVGDPKEPNATAANLWRGSGPALQPGQESRWFDFDGAAVSNNSSECSDFSYSFQLSHEAASSAGRSYGVAMTNSQDPRRALAADRNPFSNLVRSQTRPTPVYGRYDYDQTAQATGMPPPGDLDGNGTTTAAEWVQAINRKHKSLNSRNHSREGQNVSYVDGHAKWYNNPLCGADEDLIWTPTSTDVNMKHVQLGNNSGTLEPWQANYMLTMSTAGVQTDSVLIP, from the coding sequence ATGTCGAGTGAACGAGCGTCGCCCCGCAAGAGAGGGGCCTTTACACTTATTGAGCTTCTGGTCGTGATAGCGATTATCGCGCTGCTGATCGCCATTCTGTTGCCGTCGCTGTCGCGGGCTCGCGAAATCGCCAAGCGCACCAGTTGCGCAGCCAACCTGAAAGCCATTGCCCAGGCATGCGTCATTTACAGCGAGTCCAATCAGCATCGCTTTCCGACGGCATGGCGGCCAAGCAATCTTGTGGCCGGTACCGCCATGCATACGAATATCGGACGTTACAGAGGTTTGCCCGATGGCTTTATCACTGTTACCGCCACGACCCCTTCCGGGACCGAAGACAACGGCAGCAACACTCGCTCCTATTGGAAGCTTCTGATGGGCGGCAGGAAAGCATATTTGCAGCCGAAGCAGGTGATCTGCCCAAGCCCTCGCGCCTTGGGGCACAAGACGTCAGGACCCAACCCCTATCCGATTGTCGGTGATCCGAAGGAACCGAACGCCACAGCGGCCAACTTGTGGCGGGGTTCCGGTCCGGCGCTGCAGCCCGGACAGGAGTCCAGATGGTTTGACTTTGACGGTGCTGCGGTCTCCAACAACAGTAGCGAATGCTCCGATTTCAGCTATTCCTTCCAGTTGAGCCACGAAGCGGCGAGCTCGGCCGGCCGCTCATACGGCGTTGCTATGACCAATTCGCAGGATCCGCGCAGAGCACTAGCCGCGGATCGCAATCCGTTCTCGAACTTGGTTCGATCTCAGACGCGGCCAACCCCGGTGTATGGCAGATACGACTATGATCAGACGGCGCAGGCCACCGGCATGCCGCCACCCGGTGACCTTGACGGAAATGGTACGACCACCGCCGCCGAATGGGTGCAGGCCATTAACAGAAAGCACAAGTCGCTCAACTCCCGCAATCACAGCCGCGAAGGCCAGAACGTGTCGTATGTGGACGGCCACGCGAAGTGGTATAATAACCCCCTCTGTGGGGCCGATGAAGACCTGATCTGGACGCCCACCAGCACGGACGTGAACATGAAGCACGTGCAACTGGGCAATAACAGCGGGACCCTGGAGCCGTGGCAGGCGAACTACATGCTCACCATGTCAACTGCGGGCGTGCAGACCGATTCAGTATTGATCCCCTAG
- a CDS encoding transposase: protein MFSDYWALGLRLAQRRLALGGETLRRAGDRCSSLRTVHRRPSPGTPATAKVAERIRKRRRRLFTFLDDPSLEAANNRAERALRPAVIARKSSCGNKTLRGKRTWEILTSLAATCYQPSQDSVEYLRPFLALAPAPSAR from the coding sequence ATGTTTTCGGATTACTGGGCGCTTGGGTTGCGGCTTGCACAAAGGCGGTTGGCCTTGGGCGGGGAGACGCTGCGGCGGGCCGGTGACCGATGTTCATCGCTGCGAACCGTACATCGAAGACCTTCCCCCGGTACGCCCGCAACCGCCAAGGTGGCCGAGCGCATTCGCAAGCGACGCCGCCGGCTGTTCACCTTCCTGGACGACCCGTCCTTGGAGGCCGCCAACAATCGGGCCGAGCGAGCCCTGCGCCCCGCGGTCATCGCCCGCAAATCGTCCTGCGGCAACAAGACCTTGCGCGGCAAACGCACCTGGGAGATCCTCACCAGTCTGGCTGCCACCTGCTACCAACCGAGCCAGGACTCCGTCGAGTACCTCCGGCCATTCTTGGCCCTTGCTCCCGCGCCCTCAGCTCGCTAA